From one Phocaeicola salanitronis DSM 18170 genomic stretch:
- a CDS encoding DUF362 domain-containing protein, with protein MDEVKTKSKVYYTDFRCKPDEGPADKLKRLIKAAGMNTIDMDGKFVAIKMHFGELGNLSFLRPNYARAVVDMVKQCGGKPFLTDCNTLYPGSRKNAIEHLYCAWENGFTPLTVGCPVIIGDGLKGTDDIAVPVAGGEYVKEARIGRAVMDADIFISLTHFKGHEMTGFGGAIKNIGMGCGSRAGKKDQHCNGKPVINQDACRGCKRCMRECANDGLVFDEGRKKMSINQDNCVGCGRCIGACNFDAIGFAQDAAIKELNCRMAEYTKAVVYGRPNFHISLVCDVSPTCDCHSGNDTPIIPDVGMFASFDPLALDQACVDACLKQTPLPDSQLADEMASPHFHDHHDHFDNTNPNTEYKTCLAHAEKIGLGNRDYELVRVR; from the coding sequence ATGGATGAAGTAAAAACAAAAAGCAAGGTTTATTATACCGATTTCCGGTGCAAGCCTGATGAAGGTCCTGCTGACAAGCTGAAAAGGCTGATAAAGGCAGCAGGTATGAATACAATAGATATGGACGGAAAGTTTGTCGCTATCAAGATGCATTTCGGCGAACTGGGGAACTTGAGTTTCCTTCGTCCGAACTACGCGCGGGCTGTAGTGGATATGGTGAAACAATGTGGCGGGAAGCCATTCCTTACCGATTGCAATACATTGTATCCGGGCAGCCGCAAGAATGCCATTGAGCATCTGTATTGTGCATGGGAGAATGGCTTTACGCCTTTGACCGTAGGCTGTCCGGTGATTATCGGCGATGGCCTGAAAGGAACGGATGACATTGCGGTGCCTGTGGCTGGAGGTGAATATGTAAAAGAAGCGAGAATCGGCCGTGCCGTAATGGATGCCGATATTTTTATTTCACTCACTCATTTCAAAGGGCATGAGATGACCGGATTCGGAGGCGCAATAAAGAATATCGGTATGGGATGCGGGTCGAGAGCCGGAAAGAAAGACCAGCACTGCAACGGAAAGCCTGTTATCAATCAGGATGCATGCAGGGGATGTAAGAGGTGCATGCGCGAATGTGCGAATGACGGTCTTGTTTTTGACGAAGGGCGAAAGAAGATGTCCATCAACCAAGACAACTGTGTAGGTTGCGGACGCTGCATCGGGGCATGTAATTTTGATGCAATCGGCTTTGCCCAAGATGCGGCAATCAAAGAGCTGAATTGCCGGATGGCTGAATATACGAAAGCCGTAGTTTATGGCAGGCCAAACTTCCATATCTCGTTGGTATGCGATGTCTCGCCGACTTGTGATTGCCATTCGGGGAATGACACTCCGATTATACCCGATGTGGGCATGTTCGCATCTTTCGACCCGTTGGCTTTAGACCAGGCATGTGTAGACGCTTGTTTGAAACAGACTCCTTTGCCCGATAGCCAGTTGGCGGATGAAATGGCAAGTCCTCATTTTCATGACCATCATGACCATTTCGACAATACCAATCCGAACACGGAATATAAAACGTGTTTGGCTCATGCTGAAAAAATCGGGTTGGGAAACCGTGATTATGAATTGGTACGTGTAAGATAA
- a CDS encoding metallophosphoesterase: MAAVVAFAQDAATWKSLEKPLNFYLANDLGRNGYYDQKPIAELMGKMAETIDIEFVVAAGDVHHFEGVRSVQDPLWMTNYELIYSHPDLMLPWYPILGNHEYRGNTQAVLDYSNVSARWEMPARYYTKVMEEDGATIRLVMIDTPPLLDKYREDTEKYPDAGKQDMDKQLAWLDSVLTSAKEDWVMVVGHHPIYADTDKNDSERTDMQKRVDSILRKHGNVDMYVCGHIHNFQHIRKTDSKIDYVVNTSGSLAREVKPVDGTQFCSGATGFSLITVDKHELCLHMMDKNGKVLHTVRRTK; the protein is encoded by the coding sequence ATGGCGGCTGTAGTCGCTTTCGCGCAAGATGCGGCAACGTGGAAATCTTTGGAAAAACCGCTTAATTTTTATTTGGCAAACGACCTTGGGCGCAACGGTTATTATGACCAGAAGCCGATAGCCGAACTGATGGGTAAAATGGCAGAAACGATTGATATCGAATTTGTAGTAGCTGCCGGTGACGTGCATCATTTCGAGGGGGTGCGCAGTGTGCAAGACCCTTTGTGGATGACCAATTACGAACTGATATACAGCCATCCCGATTTGATGTTGCCCTGGTATCCCATTTTAGGGAATCATGAGTATCGGGGCAATACGCAGGCGGTGTTGGATTATAGCAATGTCAGCGCACGGTGGGAGATGCCGGCACGCTATTATACAAAGGTGATGGAGGAAGACGGGGCGACTATCCGCTTGGTGATGATTGATACGCCGCCTTTGCTTGACAAATACCGTGAAGATACCGAGAAATATCCCGATGCAGGCAAACAAGATATGGACAAGCAGCTGGCATGGCTGGATTCGGTATTGACTTCGGCTAAAGAAGACTGGGTAATGGTGGTAGGCCATCACCCCATCTATGCCGATACCGATAAGAACGATAGCGAACGGACGGACATGCAGAAGCGGGTAGACTCTATTTTGCGCAAGCACGGCAATGTAGACATGTACGTATGTGGCCATATCCATAACTTCCAGCACATCCGTAAGACGGACAGCAAGATTGACTATGTGGTGAACACTTCCGGCTCGTTGGCACGCGAAGTGAAACCGGTAGACGGCACGCAGTTCTGCAGCGGTGCGACAGGTTTCTCGCTCATTACGGTAGACAAACACGAGCTTTGCCTACACATGATGGACAAGAACGGGAAAGTGCTCCATACGGTTCGCCGTACGAAATAA